Genomic window (Terriglobia bacterium):
ACCTGTCCAGTTTTTGGGGTACACCATAATCCATCCAAAACCCCCAGTGCACAAAGGATCCAGGCACAGGTAGACATAGCTGCGTACAGCGAAGTTTTCAGGTCCCTGACTGGCCAGCAGAAATCAGGGATGCTCCACTCGTTAATATGTTTTTGGCCCTGAATCGAAATAGGTAAACGCGTGGAACGTCCCCCAGATTTCGCTGCCTGCAGCCATCGTTGGCATCACTCAATGTTATCCCAGCAGGGTGAGCAACAAGGAGGTTCTTTGGCTCCTCACGTTGATTCCAAGTAAGTACAGCGGTGATCGCACCTTACTCAGAACGATGCGTCGCCGCTGGAGGTCCATGCAGGCGTGGTTGGAGTTGACGCCGGACGCCGGAACACCTGCGCCGGCAATTACGGCATCTTTCATTACAGTCCTAATGCAATGAGGCTACCGGTAGACGGCGAGCCTGGTAAAGCCACTCCACCGCAGAACTTGAACGATCGTGCCCGGATTGGCGCACCAGATCTCATCCTGAGAACAGTCGATGACCATAGGCCGGGCCACAGGCAATTCGATCGGCGCGCGCACCTGCAGCTCGCCGAACGGTATGTTGACCGCACCATCCAAATGTCCTCGCCGGAATGCATCCCGTTCGCGGATATCCAGGATGACCGGGTGGACTGAAGCTATTTGCCGTTCCAGCTCCTGCTTGTTGATCATGGTGATCGACGCTTCAGGCACGCCCTTGAACACGGTCGCCTTCGCCGGCTCTTTTGCCTTTTCGCTTCCGGGAACCCTCCGATTTGGCCAGCGGGCACCCGGCATTTCTTCCGGATTCAGCACCTGTCCGATGCCATGATCGATTCGGAAGTAGAAGGTCAACTTCCCCTCCATCTTCGTCTTCATCTCCGTTCCGTCAGGACCCGGATGGCTCTGCGAACGAAACTTCCACCGCTGCACGGCTTCGCGAACCGCAGAGGCAAGCAAGGGATCCGGAGCCTCCATGACAATAATGGTCTCCACCCGTCCATCTTCGGTAACGATCACCGATACCACGACAACACCGGTCAGGTGCTTATCGATCGCCGGCTTCGGATAGGTGGGCTTCGGCGCATCCATGGCTGTCCAGCGCATGCCCACTTCATCCAATCTGGAGAAGCCTTGGGCCACGACGGTAAAATGTGCCGACGCAACCATCATGGAAGCTGAGACTACTGCGCCCCAAACGATCCGGCATACGATCGAAAATGAACTGTCCCTTGCCCTACTCTTCATGAATGACTGCTCCTTCCTCGCGGCGTGCGTTCACTCGTGACGCAACGCTACGACCGGATCCACTCGTGCCGCCCGGATTGACGGCAGGAGACAGCCCGCGACGGCCGCAGTCAGGATGATCAGCGACGCAATGGTGAATGTAAGGGGATCCAAGGGTTCAACCTGAAACAGGAGCTTCTCGACGTACTTCGTCAGCCATAACGCCGCACCGACCCCGAGCACCCAGCCGGCTGCTGCAATCCACAATCCCTGCCGAAAGACAAGCCGCACGATGTCGGTTGTAGTTGCACCAATTGCCATGCGCACACCAATCTCCGATACACGCCGCCGGACGGAGAATGCGAGCACCGCATACAGGCCGAGGGCGGCAAGCAAGACCGTAACGACGCTGAAAGCCGAGAACATCGAGCGCCCCACACGCCAGGATCGCGTCTGGTCATCCACAAGACCCTCGACCGGCTGAACGTCAATAAAGGGAAGATTGGGGACCTCGCCTCGAACCACGGCGGCAATGGACTTTACGGCTCCGGCAGCCGGCCCGCGCGTCCGAATCAATATCGATTGCGGAATGCTCCTGGCGGCCTGTGCGAGGGGCACAAACGTCTCACCTCCGGAACGCTTGTACCCCGCCGATGCGCGGCGCGACTGGCACACGCCGATCACTCGGTAGGTATAGCCGGCCGAAACATACTTGCCGACCGACGGCTCCCCCGGCCACATGGTTTCGGCCATGGCTTGGTCGATGATCATCACCCGCTCGCTTGCCTCATTGTCGGCGTCTGTAAACGCCCGGCCGGAGATCATCGGGGTTCCCAAGGTGAAGAAATACTCCGGCGTAATCGCTGTCTTGGCATGAGCACCTCCGTCTTTACCATTTACGCCCTTCATGAAACTTACGGAGATCGAGCTGGTTCCGGCGCCGAACAGGCTTCCGTCGGAGAGACTGATGCTTTCGATCCCCGGCAGACGCCGGATGCGGTCCACCATCAGATCGAACACCGGCCGGATCTCCCCTGCACTCTGAAACCCGGCTTTTTTGAGGTTGCCCGTCGCGATGACCACGTGGTCCAGGTCGACGCCCAGCCCTCTGCGGGTGTTCTGCACACTGCGCACAAAAAGGCCGGCACAAACCACGAGGATCAGGGCAAGCGCGACCTGGAGCATGAGGAGCGCCTTGCTGAATCCATTCCTGTCCGACGCCGATATGGAACTGCAGGCCAGCCCGGCCGCATCGACTCGAGACACCTGAAGCGCAGCGATCATGCCGCTCATGGTTCCCGCAAGCATTGTCAACGCGCAAGCCGTAGCAAAGAGCCGCCAGTCGAAAAGGCTGATGCCGGTCGTGAATGAGAAAAAGGCCTGAAGAGCCGATGCCAGCCATCCGGCGGTCAGCGCGGCCGCCGCCCCCGAAATGAGTGCGAGCACGAGATGTTCCGCGGCATGTTGCGCGAGTATCCGGGACCGGTCCGCGCCAAGCTGGAGCCGGATGGCGATTTCCCTTCTCCGGTCCAGGGCGCGAATCGACGACAGCCCGGCGACATTGGCGCAGGCGATCACGAGCACAACCAGCGCGCCGCCGGCCAGCCACAGCGCCAGCCGCTCGGCATCGGGATCGCGCCTGAAGTCTTGAAGCGGTTCGAGTTGGGACTTGCCGCGCAACATGGCCCGTTCCACCTGAGCTTCGGGGAATGCAAGCGACTCGATTTCCGCCGCCGCCTGCGGCAGAGTGACGCCGTCGCGCAACCTCCCGATCGTCTGCAGCCACCGGGCGGCGCTGTCGCCAAGCAGGCTCCTGCCGGTGAAAGAGCAGATGTCGGGAGCCGCGGGGAGAAGAACCCAGGCGTCCACAGCCTCAGGCTCCACGCCGCGAAATCCCTTGGGAGCAACTCCGATGATTGAAAACCCACGCCCGCTGATCGAGATCGATTTCCCGAGCACATGCGGATCGCCGCCATAATCGCGCTGCCATAAAGCGTAGGACAACATGACCCCCGGCTGGCGCCTCTCGGCGTTTTCGTCGGTCATGAAGATTCTGCCGATGGCCGGCCGGGCGCCGAGAATCGGGAAAAACGAGGGCGTCACACACTCCACGCAAAGCAGTGCG
Coding sequences:
- a CDS encoding ABC transporter permease codes for the protein MDSLWIFLARIRALLMRNQLDRDLDDEIEAHLELLTMEYRQSGMNPEEAARAARLRLGGIEQTKEEVRDAHRIPWVANFLRDAAEGMRKWRRQPGIVIVTVVTLAIGVGANMAMYDLVNALMFQPPDGVTAPERLVSLREVNDYVRYSDIRDQSKLLDVAAYDRMSLSFGNGADAALLCVECVTPSFFPILGARPAIGRIFMTDENAERRQPGVMLSYALWQRDYGGDPHVLGKSISISGRGFSIIGVAPKGFRGVEPEAVDAWVLLPAAPDICSFTGRSLLGDSAARWLQTIGRLRDGVTLPQAAAEIESLAFPEAQVERAMLRGKSQLEPLQDFRRDPDAERLALWLAGGALVVLVIACANVAGLSSIRALDRRREIAIRLQLGADRSRILAQHAAEHLVLALISGAAAALTAGWLASALQAFFSFTTGISLFDWRLFATACALTMLAGTMSGMIAALQVSRVDAAGLACSSISASDRNGFSKALLMLQVALALILVVCAGLFVRSVQNTRRGLGVDLDHVVIATGNLKKAGFQSAGEIRPVFDLMVDRIRRLPGIESISLSDGSLFGAGTSSISVSFMKGVNGKDGGAHAKTAITPEYFFTLGTPMISGRAFTDADNEASERVMIIDQAMAETMWPGEPSVGKYVSAGYTYRVIGVCQSRRASAGYKRSGGETFVPLAQAARSIPQSILIRTRGPAAGAVKSIAAVVRGEVPNLPFIDVQPVEGLVDDQTRSWRVGRSMFSAFSVVTVLLAALGLYAVLAFSVRRRVSEIGVRMAIGATTTDIVRLVFRQGLWIAAAGWVLGVGAALWLTKYVEKLLFQVEPLDPLTFTIASLIILTAAVAGCLLPSIRAARVDPVVALRHE
- a CDS encoding rhodanese-like domain-containing protein, producing the protein MKTKMEGKLTFYFRIDHGIGQVLNPEEMPGARWPNRRVPGSEKAKEPAKATVFKGVPEASITMINKQELERQIASVHPVILDIRERDAFRRGHLDGAVNIPFGELQVRAPIELPVARPMVIDCSQDEIWCANPGTIVQVLRWSGFTRLAVYR